A window of the Miscanthus floridulus cultivar M001 chromosome 14, ASM1932011v1, whole genome shotgun sequence genome harbors these coding sequences:
- the LOC136502517 gene encoding uncharacterized protein, translated as MGGAGAGSPPTASSWRAVAAAAVALWLVLALAVLWLPLLCCAVAAVRFLRVRRKLVVAGRRSSRGCCDGDDRGPEEAAVVDADGGRLRLLLLHQYLDDQMELVGGGHEEQQQGTPAS; from the coding sequence ATGGGCGGCGCCGGGGCCGGGTCGCCGCCGACGGCGTCGTCGTGGCGGGCGGTGGCCGCGGCCGCTGTGGCGCTGTGGCTGGTCCTGGCGCTGGCGGTCCTCTGGCTGCCGCTGCTCTGCTGCGCCGTGGCCGCCGTCCGCTTCCTCAGGGTCAGGAGGAAGCTGGTGGTGGCCGGCAGGAGATCATCGCGTGGCTGCTGCGACGGCGACGACCGCGGGCCGGAGGAGGCGGCTGTGGTGGACGCCGACGGAggccggctccggctcctgttGCTGCACCAGTACCTCGACGACCAGATGGAGCTCGTCGGAGGAGGCCACGAGGAGCAGCAACAAGGAACCCCCGCTTCGTGA